A stretch of Helicobacter pylori DNA encodes these proteins:
- a CDS encoding phosphoribosyltransferase, whose protein sequence is MHYSYEAFLKDSLELAKQVERICGVPEALVCVMRGGMTLTHFLSLHWDLREVYGINAISYDTTKRQNALKIENTPTIKERLKTILVVDEIVDSGNSLEAVLKVLQDKHPDKKFYSASLFQKTSAKYKADAFLKDAPEWIDFFWEVDLKNLKSH, encoded by the coding sequence ATGCATTATTCTTATGAAGCCTTTTTAAAAGACAGCTTGGAGTTAGCTAAACAAGTGGAGCGAATTTGCGGAGTTCCAGAAGCCCTTGTGTGCGTGATGCGAGGGGGCATGACTTTGACGCATTTTTTGAGTTTGCACTGGGATTTAAGGGAAGTTTATGGAATCAATGCGATTTCTTATGACACCACCAAGCGACAAAACGCCCTAAAAATTGAAAATACCCCCACGATCAAAGAGCGTCTAAAAACCATTTTGGTGGTAGATGAAATCGTAGATAGCGGTAATTCTTTAGAAGCGGTGCTTAAAGTGCTACAAGACAAACACCCTGATAAAAAGTTTTATAGTGCGAGTTTGTTCCAAAAAACAAGTGCGAAATACAAAGCTGACGCATTCTTAAAAGACGCTCCTGAATGGATTGATTTCTTTTGGGAAGTGGATCTGAAAAACTTAAAAAGCCACTGA
- a CDS encoding pyridoxal-phosphate-dependent aminotransferase family protein, which yields MLLFTPGPVAINEEMRSSFSQPMPHHRTKDFEKIFQSVRENLKKMTGLEEVLLLNSSGTGAMEASVISLCQKELLFVNAGKFGERFGKIAKAHFIKAHELVYEWDTPAQVDEILNTLKANPNIDAFCIQACESSGGLRHPVEKIAQAIKETNPNVFVIVDAITALGVEPLEITHVDALIGGSQKAFMLPPAMSLVALSQKAIDRIEERDVGFYFNLKSELKNQRNNTTSYTAPILHTLGLQRYFELVQNLGGFEALYQETKRVALATQKAVLALGLKIFPKSPSLSMTTIVNEHAKELRNLLKEKYQVQFAPGQEPYKDALIRINHMGIIPVYKTAYALNALELALNDLNLREFDGAANATFLKQYYEI from the coding sequence ATGTTGCTTTTCACTCCAGGCCCTGTAGCCATTAATGAAGAGATGCGTTCAAGCTTTTCTCAGCCAATGCCCCACCACCGCACTAAAGATTTTGAAAAGATTTTCCAAAGCGTGCGAGAAAATTTAAAAAAAATGACCGGTTTAGAAGAAGTTTTGCTTTTAAATAGCAGCGGGACGGGGGCTATGGAAGCGAGTGTGATTTCCTTGTGTCAAAAAGAGTTGCTTTTTGTTAATGCGGGCAAGTTTGGCGAAAGGTTTGGCAAGATCGCTAAAGCCCATTTTATCAAAGCCCATGAATTAGTCTATGAATGGGACACACCGGCTCAAGTGGATGAAATACTAAATACACTTAAAGCCAACCCTAACATTGATGCGTTTTGCATTCAAGCATGCGAGTCTAGTGGGGGGTTACGACACCCTGTAGAAAAAATCGCTCAAGCGATCAAAGAAACTAACCCGAATGTTTTTGTGATAGTAGATGCTATCACCGCTTTAGGGGTTGAGCCTTTAGAAATAACGCATGTGGATGCGCTCATTGGAGGGAGTCAAAAAGCGTTCATGTTGCCTCCTGCGATGAGCCTAGTCGCATTGAGCCAAAAGGCGATTGATCGCATAGAAGAACGCGATGTGGGGTTTTATTTCAATTTAAAGAGCGAATTGAAAAACCAAAGAAACAACACCACAAGCTACACCGCTCCTATTTTACACACTTTAGGGTTGCAGCGCTATTTTGAATTGGTGCAAAATTTAGGGGGCTTTGAAGCGCTCTATCAAGAGACTAAACGAGTCGCTTTAGCCACTCAAAAAGCCGTTTTAGCGCTCGGTTTAAAGATTTTCCCTAAAAGCCCGAGCTTGAGCATGACAACGATTGTTAATGAGCATGCCAAAGAATTGCGAAATCTTTTGAAAGAAAAATACCAGGTGCAATTTGCGCCCGGTCAAGAGCCTTATAAAGACGCGCTCATTCGCATCAACCACATGGGGATCATTCCTGTCTATAAAACCGCCTACGCCTTAAACGCCCTAGAATTAGCCCTAAACGATTTGAATTTAAGGGAATTTGACGGTGCGGCGAATGCAACCTTTTTGAAGCAATATTACGAAATTTAA